A stretch of the Nicotiana tabacum cultivar K326 chromosome 6, ASM71507v2, whole genome shotgun sequence genome encodes the following:
- the LOC107773682 gene encoding uncharacterized protein LOC107773682 isoform X1, which produces MALTLLLTDSAHAPKEDGQERNWRWTNIWDLEVDEQGKTCDFKFFFGLFFRSTTYIMLLLKRQLEVDEHMGFGGGRTYGICRWTNRGKLVISNSFLGLIFGGSNSS; this is translated from the exons ATGGCTTTGACTCTCCTTTTAACCGATTCTGCACATGCACCTAAAGAAGATGGACAAGAGAGAAA TTGGAGATGGACGAACATATGGGATTTGGAGGTGGACGAACAGGGGAAAACTTGTGATTTCAAATTCTTTTTTGGG CTCTTTTTCAGGTCAACAACTTATATTATGTTACTTTTG AAACGACAGTTGGAGGTGGACGAACATATGGGATTTGGAGGTGGACGAACATATGGGATTTGCAGGTGGACGAACAGGGGAAAACTTGTGATTTCAAATTCTTTTTTGGG TTTAATTTTCGGAGGTTCCAACAGTTCTTGA
- the LOC107773682 gene encoding uncharacterized protein LOC107773682 isoform X3 — MALTLLLTDSAHAPKEDGQERNWRWTNIWDLEVDEQGKTCDFKFFFGLFFRSTTYIMLLLKRQLEVDEHMGFGGGRTYGICSLIFGGSNSS; from the exons ATGGCTTTGACTCTCCTTTTAACCGATTCTGCACATGCACCTAAAGAAGATGGACAAGAGAGAAA TTGGAGATGGACGAACATATGGGATTTGGAGGTGGACGAACAGGGGAAAACTTGTGATTTCAAATTCTTTTTTGGG CTCTTTTTCAGGTCAACAACTTATATTATGTTACTTTTG AAACGACAGTTGGAGGTGGACGAACATATGGGATTTGGAGGTGGACGAACATATGGGATTTGCAG TTTAATTTTCGGAGGTTCCAACAGTTCTTGA
- the LOC107773682 gene encoding uncharacterized protein LOC107773682 isoform X5: MALTLLLTDSAHAPKEDGQERNWRWTNIWDLEVDEQGKTCDFKFFFGLFFRSTTYIMLLLFNFRRFQQFLNFSGWA, from the exons ATGGCTTTGACTCTCCTTTTAACCGATTCTGCACATGCACCTAAAGAAGATGGACAAGAGAGAAA TTGGAGATGGACGAACATATGGGATTTGGAGGTGGACGAACAGGGGAAAACTTGTGATTTCAAATTCTTTTTTGGG CTCTTTTTCAGGTCAACAACTTATATTATGTTACTTTTG TTTAATTTTCGGAGGTTCCAACAGTTCTTGAACTTTTCTGGGTGGGCATGA
- the LOC107773682 gene encoding uncharacterized protein LOC107773682 isoform X2, giving the protein MALTLLLTDSAHAPKEDGQERNWRWTNIWDLEVDEQGKTCDFKFFFGKRQLEVDEHMGFGGGRTYGICRWTNRGKLVISNSFLGLIFGGSNSS; this is encoded by the exons ATGGCTTTGACTCTCCTTTTAACCGATTCTGCACATGCACCTAAAGAAGATGGACAAGAGAGAAA TTGGAGATGGACGAACATATGGGATTTGGAGGTGGACGAACAGGGGAAAACTTGTGATTTCAAATTCTTTTTTGGG AAACGACAGTTGGAGGTGGACGAACATATGGGATTTGGAGGTGGACGAACATATGGGATTTGCAGGTGGACGAACAGGGGAAAACTTGTGATTTCAAATTCTTTTTTGGG TTTAATTTTCGGAGGTTCCAACAGTTCTTGA
- the LOC107773682 gene encoding uncharacterized protein LOC107773682 isoform X4: MALTLLLTDSAHAPKEDGQERNWRWTNIWDLEVDEQGKTCDFKFFFGKRQLEVDEHMGFGGGRTYGICSLIFGGSNSS, encoded by the exons ATGGCTTTGACTCTCCTTTTAACCGATTCTGCACATGCACCTAAAGAAGATGGACAAGAGAGAAA TTGGAGATGGACGAACATATGGGATTTGGAGGTGGACGAACAGGGGAAAACTTGTGATTTCAAATTCTTTTTTGGG AAACGACAGTTGGAGGTGGACGAACATATGGGATTTGGAGGTGGACGAACATATGGGATTTGCAG TTTAATTTTCGGAGGTTCCAACAGTTCTTGA